The Glycine soja cultivar W05 chromosome 6, ASM419377v2, whole genome shotgun sequence genome has a window encoding:
- the LOC114415587 gene encoding molybdate-anion transporter-like, whose product MELFFYAVFGGLGAVVAVTELSKSNKDRINTSSAFNSFKNNYLIVYSLMMAGDWLQGPYVYYLYSTYGYGKGDIGQLFIAGFGSSMLFGTIVGSLADKQGRKRACVTYCITYILSCITKHSPHYKVLMLGRILGGIATSLLFSAFESWLVAEHFKRGFDQQWLSLTFSKAIFLGNGLVAILSGLFGNVLVDTLALGPVAPFDAASCFLAIGMAIILSSWSENFGDPSENKDLLTQFRGAAVAIASDEKIALLGAIQSLFEGSMYTFVFLWTPALSPNDEEIPHGFIFATFMLASMLGSSLASRLMARSSLRVESYMQIVFAVSSAALMLPILTTFLVAPSGVKGGSISFSGCIQLLGFCAFESCVGIFWPSIMKMRSQYIPEEARSTIMNFFRIPLNIFVCVVLYNVDAFPITVMFGMCSIFLLVACILQRRLMVISDKPKTEDWQLKDRDAESEPLNL is encoded by the exons atgGAGTTGTTCTTCTACGCGGTGTTCGGCGGTTTGGGAGCGGTTGTTGCAGTGACGGAGCTGAGCAAGAGCAACAAGGACCGAATCAACACCTCTTCCGCATTCAATTCCTTCAAGAACAACTACCTCATCGTCTATTCCCTCATGATGG CTGGAGATTGGCTACAAGGTCCATATGTCTACTACCTTTACAGTACATATGGATATGGGAAGGGAGACATAGGACAACTCTTCATTGCTGGTTTTGGGTCTTCCATGCTCTTTGGAACAATTGTCGGATCTCTAGCTGACAAACA AGGCCGGAAGAGGGCTTGTGTGACTTACTGCATAACCTACATTTTGAGTTGCATCACCAAGCATTCTCCTCATTACAAAGTCCTGATGTTGGGCCGTATTTTGGGAGGTATTGCCACTTCACTTCTGTTTTCAGCATTTGAATCGTGGCTTGTTGCCGAGCACTTCAAG AGGGGCTTTGATCAACAATGGCTATCATTAACATTCTCAAAGGCTATATTTCTTGGAAATGGTCTTGTTGCTATTTTGTCTGGGCTGTTTGGAAATGTACTTGTTGATACATTGGCTCTTGGACCTGTGGCCCCCTTTGATGCTGCTTCATGTTTTCTTGCTATTGGTATGGCCATCATACTATCTTCATGGTCAGAGAATTTCGGGGATCCTTCAGAGAACAAGGACTTGCTTACCCAATTTAGGGGTGCTGCTGTGGCCATTGCTTCTG ATGAAAAGATAGCCTTGCTGGGTGCCATACAGTCTCTCTTTGAAGGTTCAATGTACACCTTTGTGTTTCTATGGACTCCTGCATTGAGCCCAAATGATGAAGAGATTCCCCATGGTTTTATTTTTGCAACATTTATGTTGGCTTCAATGTTGGGAAGCTCGCTTGCATCGAGGTTGATGGCCCGTTCTTCACTCCGAGTAGAGAGCTATATGCAGATTGTTTTTGCAGTTTCTTCTGCTGCTCTGATGCTCCCCATTTTGACCACT TTCTTGGTAGCTCCTTCTGGAGTGAAAGGTGGAAGCATCTCATTCTCTGGTTGCATTCAGCTTCTTGGCTTCTGTGCTTTTGAGAGTTGTGTTGGCATATTCTGGCCATCCATTATGAAGATGAGATCTCAATACATTCCTGAGGAGGCCAGGAGCACCATCATGAACTTTTTCCGCATTCCTCTCAacatttttgtgtgtgttgtgCTGTACAAT GTTGATGCATTCCCTATCACTGTTATGTTTGGCATGTGCTCAATTTTCCTTTTGGTGGCTTGTATCTTGCAAAGGCGACTGATGGTGATTTCCGATAAGCCAA AAACAGAAGATTGGCAATTGAAGGATAGGGACGCAGAGTCAGAACCATTGAACCTTTAA
- the LOC114415589 gene encoding rhodanese-like domain-containing protein 14, chloroplastic, producing MAAFTSIAVQYSSTSSLQSLVPSLEATRDHNSWWGRVRSYKPTAKISLQQNITRGLTIQNAATKPAKSPAEEDWKVKREYLLEKRVRSVDAKEAFRLQKENKFVILDVRPEAEFKEAHPPDAINVQIYRLIKEWTAWDIARRAAFAFFGIFAGTEENPEFIQSVEAKLDKNAKIIVACSAGGTMKPSQNLPEGQQSRSLIAAYLLVLNGYTNVFHLEGGLYSWFKEDLPSVSEE from the exons ATGGCAGCTTTTACATCAATTGCTGTACAGTACTCATCCACATCATCTTTACAGTCTTTGGTACCTTCTTTAGAGGCTACACGCGATCATAACTCATGGTGGGGGAGAGTGAGATCATACAAACCCACAGCAAAAATTTCACTCCAACAGAATATCACAAGAGGCTTAACAATCCAAAATGCAGCCACAAAACCAGCAAAGTCGCCAG CTGAAGAAGACTGGAAGGTTAAGCGAGAATATCTGCTGGAAAAAAGG GTAAGAAGTGTGGATGCAAAGGAAGCTTTCCGTCttcagaaagaaaataagtttgtGATTCTCGACGTAAGGCCAGAAGCAGAGTTCAAAGAG GCTCATCCTCCAGATGCTATCAACGTGCAAATATATAGGCTTATAAAAGAGtggacagcatgggacattgcTAGACGTGCTGCATTTgcattttttggtatttttgctGGGACTGAAGAGAACCCAGAGTTCATCCAGT CTGTTGAAgcaaaattagataaaaatgcAAAGATAATAGTAGCTTGCTCAGCAGGGGGTACAATGAAACCATCACAAAATCTGCCCGAAGGTCAACAATCAAG GTCTCTCATAGCAGCTTACTTGCTGGTCCTTAATGGTTATACCAATGTCTTCCATCTTGAAGGTGGTCTTTACTCATGGTTTAAAGAGGATCTGCCAAGTGTTTCAGAGGAGTGA
- the LOC114415586 gene encoding uncharacterized protein LOC114415586 has protein sequence MERLPLEICMKIFYLLDYQHLAVAQQVCRKWKLVASENALWSDLFKERWGEDHAAFYAPVGSKSWKDVYEVQDRCDRIGVGLKIIREGIDYYLIHQGEIQRHLGSRKNHEKEIGHCSNTLNSESNFNGEGSLAEERSCRGILDRILFFIGDLEVASAEAKRSRVI, from the exons ATGGAGAGGTTACCTTTGGAAATCTGTATGAAGATATTCTATCTCTTGGACTATCAGCATCTTGCTGTTGCTCAACAAG TATGTAGGAAGTGGAAGCTCGTGGCCTCAGAGAATGCTCTATGGTCTGATCTTTTTAAGGAGAGATGGGGAGAAGATCATGCTGCTTTTTATGCTCCTGTGGGTTCAAAATCATGGAAAGATGTATATGAGGTGCAAGATCGTTGTGATCGAATTGGAgt GGGTTTGAAGATTATTAGAGAAGGCATTGACTACTATCTTATTCACCAAGGCGAGATACAGCGACATCTTGGTTCAAGAAAGAATCATGAAAAGGAAATTGGTCACTGCTCCAATACTTTGAATTCAGAAAGTAACTTCAATGGAGAAGGTTCTCTAGCTGAAGAGAGATCATGTCGTGGAATTTTAGACAGAATCCTTTTTTTCATTGGGGATTTGGAAGTTGCTTCTGCAGAAGCAAAACGTAGCCGTGTGATATGA